aaaaattacaatCATACCTGACTTGGACTAAGTTTTCCTTTCAATATAAGATTCCAAAAGCAAGTGTTATATAAATTATTCACATGAACATCTGCTTGACGCCATGCTAAGTAATCCCTTAAATTCTTATCTGTCGGATATAATACAACACGAGCATCGAAGGACGGTGGATAATATAATTCTTTGCCTTGGAAGAAACGAGGCCAATGATAAACATATGATGATGCAAAAAGGGAATTGACATTTGACATTAATTTTGAAGCTGAAATATAATGAAAACAGTATTGTAAACAATATTTGAAggatcacataaatagaataacACATCTGTAGCACAAATTATTGTACCTCTCGCACTCACTCTCACAATATTTATCTATTACTTTCAACTTATTATGTATTGCACAAATTAGttttttaaatatacatatacatatatctatatgtatatacatatacatacctCTCCTTTTATAGAGTTCCGCGTCTTTTCGAAATACGAAAGAATATTCGTCGCTTTGGCCAAAACCTAAAATTATCTCTTTGAAATCTTCCATAACCGTAATAGCCGCGCGATTCATTAATTGTAATGCAGCTGCATCGTTCGGTTTAGTGAATTGATGCGCATCACAGAATTTTGAGAAATTTCTACCGTCTATTCTAACCACAATCCAACAATTTGGTAAACAATACTCGTCACGTTCAAATTCTTTTACATATTCAAATTTACTTTTAGCCATTCTCGTCAAACTTATGTGCCGGCTATTGACCACTTGTTTGACCAAGCTAATGTTTTTCAGGAAGTTCCTTCCTGTTGTCGGAAAATACAACATTTCCTGAGACTGCTCAGTGTTGAAGTCTCCACTGTCGGGTTCGCTTCAGTTTCAGACGTGCATAGCTTGCCTTGGAACAGATTGATTGAAAAACTACCGCAAGAATTTGTTTATTGCCAAAAGAAGTTAACATTTGATCACGCATATATTTATATTCCCAAATAGCCACGTGCGCGTTTATTGGTTATGTCAATTTGCTATTATGTAGTACCAGTACGCAGCGGGAGTTAATAGAAAacactctgttgcatacgaatCTTCTGAATGAAACCGTTCCAATTGGTTCCGAAAAAATATGTTTAAATTCTTAATCGAGATATTTCTGGAATattttacgaggaatacaacagAATGGATTTACACGAACGCTATATACAAAGCTCAACGATAGATTTTTCAATCTTCGAACTGTTTGAAATTACATTTAAGGACAATCCATTTCTATTATTGCACCGTTTAACAAGACATTACAATGCCGAAATAAGGAAAAACAATTTCGACGCAAAACAATTGAATACACTTCGAATAATATTATGCTACGAATATCAACTTGTATTTAATGCAAAAGAGAAAGGCACAAGAATCGTTCAAAATGATTTATGTTTCAAAACGATAGAGAGTACTCTATGGACAAATGAACAATCGCAAAATTTTATTGATAATCCAATTTTATACGATATTATAGTCTTACAACTAACACTTTACTGTAATACACAATGCATTGAGCAGCATTTGATTAATTTTCAAAAATCTAATGCCGATATATTGAACAACAGTGAAAATAAAGTTTTTTATTTCAAAATACTAGAATGCTTTTTAGACTGCTTACAATTAAGGAAATTGTTGTATAACAATTTGGAATCAAATTCCTTAAACCATTTTAGTTCATTGTATCTGAAAGATTTAACATTATGGTTGGAACTAAGACAAAATAAAGAATGGCAACTATTTGTTTCAATTTTgccaaaattaataaatat
The window above is part of the Xylocopa sonorina isolate GNS202 chromosome 3, iyXylSono1_principal, whole genome shotgun sequence genome. Proteins encoded here:
- the Thg gene encoding tRNA-histidine guanylyltransferase, whose amino-acid sequence is MLYFPTTGRNFLKNISLVKQVVNSRHISLTRMAKSKFEYVKEFERDEYCLPNCWIVVRIDGRNFSKFCDAHQFTKPNDAAALQLMNRAAITVMEDFKEIILGFGQSDEYSFVFRKDAELYKRRASKLMSNVNSLFASSYVYHWPRFFQGKELYYPPSFDARVVLYPTDKNLRDYLAWRQADVHVNNLYNTCFWNLILKGKLSPSQAEAKLRGTLASHKNELLFQEFGINYNNEPPLFRKGTTLIRKLVLDGTGRLKPGVVPLVDDIIGDRFWKENPEVLGLKSLTIYQPPNLVNNVTTNPIRTTKPPSPTANMKHINNTPPAPVANVKSMNEEAHPARSRESEGEKMQCESERICRR